DNA from Marinagarivorans cellulosilyticus:
TCACACAAACGATTAATCAGCGTTCTGTATCCCGTTGCCTCCACGAAGGCCTCTTTAAATAACCAGGCTGTCGTAGTCACTATTTCAGGGTTTTCTTTGGTCTGCATACAAATAAATCGCGGCAATTTTGACAATAAAAAATTTTGCTGGGTGATTGGGAAGTGAATACTTGCACAGACCAATTCGGCCTCTTGGTTTTGAGCGACGAAAACATCGTGTTTAACCCCACTTGGGAAAAACAGCAATGAGGATGACGGCAGGCTGAGTTTGTGCCCCTCTTCAGTCTTAACCTGTATGGCGCCAGACTTCACAAAGTGCAACATGCCCGATTGAGGGTTTTCGTCAAACCCTTGCAGACCGCACAGCTTGCCGTTGTAAAAAACCTCTGCTTTGACTTCTAAACTTTCCAGTAATTGGCTAAGCGAATCCATAATAATTCCATTGTGTACGTTGGGTGCCTTTTTAAAGACGATCTGACCTTTGTCCTAATCCCGAATCCTTAAACTATGTCGCAAGGTTGTTAACACAGCTGACAAGGCGAGCCGAGATAATCGGAATTCGCTAAAGACATCTCTATTTTAAATTCAACCACGTTAATTATTAAGTCCATTATTAAGGAGACACTATGAACATTACAAACACAATCAAGTTATTTACCGGTGCAAGCTTACTCGCATTAAGTAGTCTGACTTTTGCTTCCTCGGTCAATATTGGAACAAACGACGTTGCTATACATGGCTATGATCCCGTCGCCTACTTTGCGAAGGATAAGGCAGTTGAAGGGTCAGCTAAGTACACCGCAATTTATGAAGATGCCATTTATCGATTTTCCAGTAAGAAAAATCGTGATGCCTTTAAAGCCGACCCAGCGCGTTATGCACCTCAGTTCGGTGGTTATTGTGCAATGGGTGTTGCGTTGGACAAGAAGTTGGATGTTGATCCAGATGCTTTTTATATCCACGACGGAAAACTCTATTTAAACCTGAATAAAGACGTTCAGAAAAAATGGTTGACTGATGTTCCCGGGCATTTAAAAACGGCTAAAAGAACGTGGTCTGGTATTGAAGACCTCAGTGTAGAGGATGCCAATCAGGAGGACTGATGAACGAGTTGACTAAAACTGTTGTTGCACCGCTGAAAACACTACTGGAAAGCGATAAAACCCAACTGTTGAGTTTCAGTGCGCAGTGGTGTGGTCCCTGCAAAACGACAAAGCCCGTGATTGACACTATTGCCAATCACTACCAAAAAAAAGTGGAAACCGTGCGGATTGATGTTGATCGGCACCCAGATTGGGTCCGGCACTTTCAAGTACGCAGCGTTCCTACGCAAATATTGGTGGATAAAGGCGAAGTGGTTGTGCGTCGATCGGGAGCCGTAACACTGGCTGATTTAAATACGTGGCTGGCATCCAATTTGGCAGCCATCTAATTGAAGGTAGTACCTAATACAATTCTAAAGGAGCTAACAATGAAATCAAAAAAAACGGCTGCAACTGCAGCACTCGCGATGGCGCTTTGCACAATTGCGAGCCTCTCTTTACCCGCGCATGCCGCGGGTAAAGAGAAGTGCTACGGAATTGCACTGGCAGGCCAGAATGATTGCGGTAATTTGGCGGGCACACATTCATGTGCGGGTCAGGCCAAAGTTGATCACGATCCTGGTGAGTGGAAGCTTGTCGCCAAGGGTACTTGCGAAGACCTCGGTGGCTTATTAAAAGCCGAAGCCAAAAAGCGCTATAAAGCGCAACAGGGTTAATGAGGCTTGGATAAGGGGGAGCAGGGTCTCCCCTTTTTTTTGAACCTGTAAAGGAGAGCTCAAAATATGCAATTTCATAAAGCAGCCAGAAATGCGGCTAGTAGCCCTGCTTTTGTGGGCGTTGGTTTACGGCATCCTCACTTTAGCGATGCATTAAATGGAGTGGCAGCCGACGCTGGCCAATTGGATTTTATTGAAATACATACCGAAAATTTTTTTGCGCAGGGCGGCCCTCTAATACCTCTGATAGACGAATTAGCGGCAAAGTACGCTATTAGCCTGCATGGCACCTCGCTCGGTTTGGGCTCCGCTTGCGGCATTCCCAAAGCGTATTTGTCTGCACTGGCGTCTCTAAATGATCGGGTTCGTCCCATCATGCTTTCAGATCACGCAAGTTTCAGTTGGGGCGAGATTGAGCGTCAAAGTGTCCATGCTGGAGACTTGCTGCCGTTAGAGTTTGGTCCAGAAGGACTTGAGGTGATCGCGAATAATGTCGATGAAGTGCAACAGCACTTAGGGCGGCAGTTGCTGGTTGAAAATATTTCGCGTTATTTACCTCTCGTCAATGCGCAAATGTCTGAACAAGAGTTTCTTTCGATATTAGTTGACAAAACCCAGTGTGGACTACTCATTGATCTTAATAACGTTCTGATTAATGCGCATAACTTTGAAGAAGGCAATGCGCTGAGCAACGCCCAATCATGGTTAGAGAAAATTCCTAAACAAGCGGTAAAGGAACTGCACTTGGCGGGTTATACCCCTGCGCAGAAGGAATATTTTATTGTGGATGACCATAGCCGTGCTATATCGGATGAATGTTGGCAACTTTTTGATTACGCGCTCGAGCGTTTTGGCGCTGTTCCCACCTTGATCGAATGGGATAACGATTTGCCTGAGTGGCAAGTTTTACTCGCTGAAGCAAAGAAAGCGACTTTGAAAATCGAAACAAAATTTTCCAAGGCGGTGCTCAATGGCTAGTACTGTGAATACCGAAGAATTAATTACTGTTAAAGAGCGCGATGCTGTTCAGCAACTGGCTTTACGGCAAAACGCCTTGATCCATCAAATATTGACTGGAGCACCCTCCCATAACTCAGAGCAGTCAGGCGTCGCTGTATATCGTGCAAACTTAATAGCGAGTGCTGGCCGAGCATTGTCGCAAAGTTACCCAGTGGCCAGTGCCATGCTCAGTGAAAAAACGATGCATAAGCTGGCGGCACGTTTATTACAATTCTACCCAATGACTGCAGGCGATTGGGCAACGTGGGGTGCTGAATTAGCACGATATTTAAGTGAAACGTCGTTAATCGAAGCTCACCCTTATTTGTCTGATATTGCACGGGTGGAGTGGGAGATTCACAGTCGTTCACGTTTACGTGCTCAAAGCTTTGATGCGCTCTCTCTGAAGT
Protein-coding regions in this window:
- a CDS encoding DUF692 domain-containing protein, producing MQFHKAARNAASSPAFVGVGLRHPHFSDALNGVAADAGQLDFIEIHTENFFAQGGPLIPLIDELAAKYAISLHGTSLGLGSACGIPKAYLSALASLNDRVRPIMLSDHASFSWGEIERQSVHAGDLLPLEFGPEGLEVIANNVDEVQQHLGRQLLVENISRYLPLVNAQMSEQEFLSILVDKTQCGLLIDLNNVLINAHNFEEGNALSNAQSWLEKIPKQAVKELHLAGYTPAQKEYFIVDDHSRAISDECWQLFDYALERFGAVPTLIEWDNDLPEWQVLLAEAKKATLKIETKFSKAVLNG
- a CDS encoding thioredoxin family protein is translated as MNELTKTVVAPLKTLLESDKTQLLSFSAQWCGPCKTTKPVIDTIANHYQKKVETVRIDVDRHPDWVRHFQVRSVPTQILVDKGEVVVRRSGAVTLADLNTWLASNLAAI
- a CDS encoding putative DNA-binding domain-containing protein, whose product is MASTVNTEELITVKERDAVQQLALRQNALIHQILTGAPSHNSEQSGVAVYRANLIASAGRALSQSYPVASAMLSEKTMHKLAARLLQFYPMTAGDWATWGAELARYLSETSLIEAHPYLSDIARVEWEIHSRSRLRAQSFDALSLKCLNEDLTKVHLSLSPSVALIKSEFHCGAIWHSHRWRDGAIHFDKALFEELLNNTPSTGHWLIQSQAEPFVQSIGRHEFNWIKAIKAGLSLDALLSLHPKIDFAEWFSRAIEDQIIVGLYSTISTRDLSHH
- a CDS encoding DUF2282 domain-containing protein; amino-acid sequence: MKSKKTAATAALAMALCTIASLSLPAHAAGKEKCYGIALAGQNDCGNLAGTHSCAGQAKVDHDPGEWKLVAKGTCEDLGGLLKAEAKKRYKAQQG
- a CDS encoding YHS domain-containing (seleno)protein, with product MNITNTIKLFTGASLLALSSLTFASSVNIGTNDVAIHGYDPVAYFAKDKAVEGSAKYTAIYEDAIYRFSSKKNRDAFKADPARYAPQFGGYCAMGVALDKKLDVDPDAFYIHDGKLYLNLNKDVQKKWLTDVPGHLKTAKRTWSGIEDLSVEDANQED
- a CDS encoding helix-turn-helix domain-containing protein, yielding MDSLSQLLESLEVKAEVFYNGKLCGLQGFDENPQSGMLHFVKSGAIQVKTEEGHKLSLPSSSLLFFPSGVKHDVFVAQNQEAELVCASIHFPITQQNFLLSKLPRFICMQTKENPEIVTTTAWLFKEAFVEATGYRTLINRLCDIFMVQLIRHVTDTGVIHFSLLAGASHPKLNPLMDKLKFSPEDAWTVDSMAQEVAMSRSKFAQLFKETTGKAPMEYLTDLRLDAAKRLLKKQKPVGLIANHVGYENASTLARVFKKRFGVTPKQWIKR